Proteins found in one Hyla sarda isolate aHylSar1 chromosome 7, aHylSar1.hap1, whole genome shotgun sequence genomic segment:
- the IER5 gene encoding immediate early response gene 5 protein encodes MQQQEAAAPEPECRETHPPGLGFRLEAHRIVSISLGKIYHSRVQRGGIKLHKNLMVSLVLRSAQQVYLSQCPEDYGVYPSPPDTAEPEPCPAAEVPSPPDTSDPRTCSCLAPRSCRAQEEETYHSREVPCCYCQSHAGCSLPDTDASHPAEPASPSCCRKRSGGSTPDGPLMKRARREQREQEVPEPGEEVEEEMETENVANLISIFGSSFSGLLTKEPGAQTDAEPGQEVQELDSTSAAPSAGQGCSEPAISSSISPWSTAIEAF; translated from the coding sequence ATGCAGCAGCAAGAAGCCGCAGCGCCTGAGCCGGAGTGCAGGGAAACCCATCCTCCCGGGTTGGGCTTCCGTCTGGAGGCGCACAGGATCGTCAGCATATCGCTGGGGAAGATTTACCATTCCCGGGTGCAGCGCGGCGGGATCAAGCTGCATAAGAACCTGATGGTGTCCCTGGTGCTGCGCAGTGCTcagcaggtgtatctaagccaGTGCCCAGAGGACTATGGAGTGTATCCAAGCCCGCCTGACACTGCAGAGCCGGAGCCGTGCCCCGCAGCGGAGGTGCCGAGCCCGCCGGACACCAGCGACCCGCGGACTTGTTCGTGCCTGGCTCCCCGGTCGTGCAGGGCGCAGGAAGAAGAGACTTATCATTCCCGGGAAGTCCCGTGCTGCTACTGCCAGTCCCACGCCGGCTGCTCTCTGCCCGACACCGATGCCAGTCACCCGGCAGAGCCCGCCAGCCCGTCCTGCTGTCGGAAGAGGAGCGGGGGCAGCACGCCGGATGGGCCGCTCATGAAGCGAGCGCGGCGGGAGCAGAGAGAGCAGGAAGTGCCGGAGCCCGgcgaggaggtggaggaggagatggagaccGAGAACGTGGCCAACCTCATCAGCATCTTCGGCTCCAGCTTCTCGGGACTGCTCACCAAAGAGCCGGGGGCACAGACGGACGCTGAGCCCGggcaggaggtgcaggagctggactCAACCTCTGCGGCGCCCTCCGCCGGACAAGGCTGCAGTGAGCCGGCCATAAGCTCCAGTATCAGCCCCTGGAGCACAGCCATAGAGGCTTTCTGA